In the Malaya genurostris strain Urasoe2022 chromosome 1, Malgen_1.1, whole genome shotgun sequence genome, one interval contains:
- the LOC131425235 gene encoding splicing factor 3A subunit 1 — protein MSEVIVQCSTEPEDGGDKPAPTLSGPIVGIIYPPPEVRNIVDKTASFVARNGPEFESRIRQNELGNPKFNFLSPGDPYHAYYQHKVREIREGRNDVSSAVVPAGIQQLKTAASAAAQLKQQELLKSVREEQFVPKDPPQEFEFIADPPSISALDLDIVKLTAQFVARNGRLFLTNLMNREQRNYQFDFLRPQHSLFQYFTKLLEQYTKILVPPKDLMNKLKIESAPGRSSMNVVLEQVKYRANWNKHQDMQRRREEEKVERERVAYAQIDWHDFVVVEVVDYQPYESGNFPPPTTPDEVGARVLMEERLTEDDHDIEMQIESNDEESDDDRPTNTNVRLSKMENRLGQITTQRKDNNQVQDMDESTSSSDEDELERPGRDKVIPSAPQPPPIAPPTHDKVIVKKYDPKQSQKIQKPPSVVGDDFLISPITGEKIPASKVAEHMRIGLLDPRWVEQRDKHIEKVAQENVYAPGAAIEASLKQLAERRTDIFGVGDEEAAIGKKLGEEETKKDDRVTWDGHTSSVEAATRAARANITLEAQIHQIHKSKGLITDEEKEKIGPKPIPGTVALAPPKPPAPVPQPPPHTTASQSHQQQPKSIQVPQHPHHQHQVQPPPSMMMPMGMGMGPPPMMPPPFSVGFGVPPMPPHGVPTMAPVPNITESSAGGGVPLIDIDEPLNKKPRTEDHLIEENVFMQRHKGPVTIQVQCPNLSEKSEWKLCGQTISIQLQLTDSVSTMKGKLQAETGMPPAKQKIFYEGMFFKDSNTVAYYNLLSGATVVLQLKERGGRKK, from the exons ATGAGCGAAGTAATTGTGCAATGTTCTACAGAGCCCGAAGATGGCGGGGATAAGCCAGCACCGACTTTATCTGGGCCAATTGTGGGTATTATTTACCCACCGCCTGAAGTTCGCA ATATTGTTGATAAAACTGCCAGCTTTGTTGCACGTAATGGACCTGAATTTGAAAGTCGCATTCGGCAAAACGAATTGGGAAATCCTAAGTTCAATTTCTTGAGTCCTGGAGATCCTTATCATGCGTACTATCAGCACAAAGTACGGGAAATTCGTGAAGGGCGAAACGACGTGAGTTCTGCGGTAGTTCCTGCCGGAATTCAACAGCTTAAAACTGCTGCAAGTGCTGCTGCTCAATTAAAACAGCAGGAACTATTAAAATCCGTGCGAGAGGAACAATTTGTTCCAAAGGATCCTCCACAAGAGTTTGAGTTTATAGCGGATCCTCCTTCAATATCAGCACTTGATTTGGACATTGTTAAGTTAACGGCTCAGTTTGTTGCTCGTAACGGGAGACTTTTCCTGACTAATTTAATGAACAGGGaacaaagaaactatcaatttgattttttgcGACCTCAACATTCtttgtttcaatattttacaaaACTTCTTGAACAGTATACAAAGATTCTAGTTCCTCCTAAGGATCTGATGAATAAACTGAAGATCGAAAGCGCTCCTGGTCGGAGCAGTATGAATGTTGTTCTCGAGCAGGTCAAATATAGGGCCAATTGGAACAAACATCAGGATATGCAAAGACGAAGAGAAGAAGAAAAGGTAGAGCGAGAGCGAGTTGCATACGCGCAGATTGATTGGCACGATTTTGTTgtagtcgaagttgtggacTATCAACCATATGAGAGTGGTAATTTTCCACCACCAACTACTCCGGATGAGGTGGGAGCTCGAGTGCTAATGGAGGAGCGTTTAACAGAAGACGATCATGATATTGAGATGCAAATAGAGTCCAACGATGAGGAAAGTGATGATGACAGACCAACAAATACAAATGTGAGATTATCTAAGATGGAGAACCGCTTGGGACAAATAACGACGCAACGGAAAGATAATAATCAGGTTCAAGATATGGATGAGTCTACCTCATCAAGCGATGAAGATGAATTGGAGCGTCCAGGTCGGGACAAAGTAATTCCATCTGCACCACAACCTCCACCAATAGCCCCTCCCACACACGATAAggttattgttaaaaaatatgATCCCAAGCAGTCTCAGAAAATTCAAAAACCTCCGAGTGTTGTTGGTGATGATTTTCTTATATCCCCAATAACAGGAGAGAAAATTCCTGCTTCGAAAGTGGCAGAGCATATGCGTATAGGACTGCTGGATCCACGTTGGGTCGAACAACGGGACAAGCACATTGAAAAAGTGGCGCAGGAGAACGTATATGCCCCAGGCGCTGCTATCGAGGCAAGTTTGAAACAGTTAGCTGAACGACGTACCGATATTTTTGGTGTTGGCGATGAGGAAGCTGCAATTGGTAAGAAACTTGGCGAAGAGGAAACTAAAAAGGACGATAGAGTTACTTGGGATGGACACACATCAAGTGTGGAAGCTGCTACTCGTGCGGCTAGGGCTAATATAACATTGGAAGCTCAAATACATCAAATTCATAAAAGTAAGGGTCTGATAACTGATGAAGAGAAGGAAAAAATTGGTCCTAAACCAATTCCCGGAACTGTGGCTCTTGCGCCACCGAAACCTCCTGCGCCGGTTCCCCAACCACCTCCACATACCACTGCATCGCAATCGCATCAACAACAACCGAAATCAATTCAAGTTCCTCAACATCCACACCACCAACACCAAGTTCAACCGCCACCATCTATGATGATGCCTATGGGTATGGGTATGGGACCGCCACCCATGATGCCCCCGCCATTCTCCGTCGGTTTTGGAGTTCCACCGATGCCTCCGCATGGTGTTCCAACAATGGCTCCGGTTCCGaatattaccgaatcatcagccGGTGGGGGCGTTCCGCTCATCGATATCGATGAACCACTAAATAAAAAACCACGTACTGAAGATCATTTGATAGAGGAAAACGTATTCATGCAACGTCACAAAGGACCGGTAACAATACAGGTGCAGTGTCCAAATCTgtccgaaaaaagtgagtggaAGTTATGCGGGCAGACCATCTCTATACAACTACAGCTCACTGATTCTGTAAGCAccatgaaaggaaaactgcaagcGGAAACTGGAATGCCTCCAGCGAAACAAAAGATATTTTACGAG GGAATGTTCTTCAAGGATAGCAACACTGTTGCCTACTATAATTTGCTTAGCGGAGCTACAGTTGTATTACAGCTCAAAGAACGTGGTGGACGTAAAAAGTAA
- the LOC131425236 gene encoding xylulose kinase, which produces MQFENETYLGLDLSTQKLKAVLLNTKLENVAHAEVKFDSDLPEFRTSGGVNIGVDKNEFYVQPVMWVKALDMVLDRLVVQGGDLSTVMAVSGSAQQHGSLYWSRSGINTLKNLDADKFLHTQIDDSAFTLHRTPIWMDGTTGKQCEEMEKHVGGREKMVEITGSKCYERFTGPQIRKVYEQRPDCYRNTERISLVSSFLASIFLGDIAPIDYSDGSGMNLLDIRKRNWSDECLLACAPNLLVKLGTPVPTSSVIGTIGQFFVQRYNFNADCKVVAFTGDNLSALAGMAIGEDWLALSLGTSDTIMMKLSEPPNLQEGHVLVHPTDNGYMGLLCFRNGSLVRDIFKRAEANDNWVNFSELLDSTPRGNFGNMALHFISKEIIPPVKGSLRWNKSSNLSNSELARGVLKYSSPQTEIRALVEGQMLTRKAYATEMGFSFGEKTRILATGGASANKSILQVVSDVFNAPVYTQQTTEAALLGAAYRAKFVLEMSRAKKHGDPKSLESYYEYISEQLPEHSVTRVCDPAQDSSNIYDEMLDRHEQMVQYMLDHQD; this is translated from the exons ATGCAGTTTGAAAACGAAACGTATCTTGGATTAGATCTCAGCACCCAAAAG CTAAAAGCTGTACTGCTCAACACAAAACTCGAGAATGTAGCCCATGCAGAGGTAAAATTTGATTCGGATCTTCCCGAATTTCGAACCAGTGGTGGAGTAAATATTGGGGTTGATAAAAATGA ATTCTACGTTCAACCAGTGATGTGGGTAAAAGCTTTAGATATGGTGCTAGATCGACTGGTAGTCCAAGGCGGAGATTTGAGTACGGTTATGGCTGTCAGTGGTTCTGCTCAGCAGCATGGATCACTGTATTGGTCCCGAAGTGGCATAAATACGTTGAAAAATTTAGATGCTGATAAATTCTTGCATACGCAAATTGATGATTCAGCTTTTACGCTACATCGTACACCTATCTGGATGGACGGAACTACCGGAAAGCAATGCGAAGAAATGGAGAAACATGTAGGAGGACGAGAAAAAATGGTGGAAATCACCGGTTCCAAATGTTACGAACGATTCACTGGTCCGCAAATTCGAAAAGTGTACGAACAACGCCCTGATTGCTACCGAAATACGGAAAGAATTTCGTTGGTAAGCAGTTTTCTCGCATCGATATTTTTAGGAGATATTGCTCCAATCGATTATTCCGATGGATCTGGAATGAATTTGCTTGATATTAGGAAGCGAAATTGGTCAGATGAATGCTTATTAGCGTGTGCTCCTAATTTACTCGTCAAACTAGGAACTCCAGTTCCCACTTCATCGGTTATAGGAACAATAGGTCAATTTTTCGTTCAAAGGTACAATTTCAATGCTGATTGTAAGGTGGTGGCTTTCACTGGGGATAATCTGTCCGCCTTAGCTGGAATGGCTATCGGAGAAGATTGGTTAGCTTTGTCACTAGGAACGAGTGATACAATTATGATGAAACTGAGTGAACCTCCAAATCTCCAGGAAGGACACGTTTTAGTACACCCAACGGACAACGGTTATATGGGACTATTATG CTTTCGAAACGGTTCCCTTGTGAGAGACATATTCAAACGAGCCGAAGCAAACGACAACTGGGTGAACTTCAGCGAGCTGTTGGATTCTACACCTCGAGGCAATTTTGGAAACATGGCCCTCCACTTTATATCCAAGGAAATTATTCCACCAGTGAAAGGATCGCTGCGTTGGAATAAATCATCTAATTTGAGCAACTCAGAGCTAGCTCGAGGCGTGCTTAAATACAGCTCTCCACAAACTGAAATCCGTGCTCTAGTTGAAGGTCAAATGCTTACCAGAAAAGCATACGCTACCGAAATGGGTTTCAGCTTCGGTGAAAAAACCCGTATCCTAGCGACCGGTGGAGCTTCCGCCaacaaatccattctacaagTTGTTTCCGATGTCTTCAACGCTCCAGTTTACACACAACAGACGACGGAAGCCGCTCTTCTCGGTGCTGCTTACAGAGCCAAATTTGTCTTGGAGATGTCCCGAGCAAAAAAACACGGCGATCCAAAGTCTCTAGAATCTTACTATGAGTACATCAGCGAACAGCTTCCCGAACACAGTGTGACTCGGGTTTGTGACCCTGCTCAGGACAGCAGCAACATCTACGACGAAATGCTAGATCGACATGAACAAATGGTGCAGTATATGTTGGATCATCAAGACTAA